The sequence GCGTGCAGCTCGCCCTCGCCCGGCCGCTCCACGATCAGCTCATAGCCGTCGAACCCGGCCCGTTGCGCCAGATCCAGCCGGGCGTCCAGAGCAACGGTGTCAGGGAAGCAGGCATGGCAGATACCCTTCTTCATTGCATCCCTCTCGTGCCTCAGAGTTGGCCCCGTTCGGCCCCTGTGGGTCGAGCTTAGCGCACTTGGGCCGCGACGCCCAACGCCTCAGGCCGCCCTCTGCGTTCAGTAGCCTGGCCCCGAGCGGTCCGACGCAGAAGCGAAAGCCGGGCGGGAGTCGTGCCGACCCCGACCCGGCATGGGGGAAGAGACGCCGCGATGCGTCGTCTGCGATGCGTTGGCTAGGCCTTGCTCCTGTCAATGCAGTGGGACAGTAAAGCTGCCCTCTTCAGGCTGCGGGCGCCCCAAGTGAACTTCCTGCCCAGGGGCGCAACGTCAGGAGAGCTTCATCTCCCTTATCAGCTCCACGTAGCGCATGAAGGAGCGAAACGAGATGTCGGGCAGGATCATGTCGTCCACCGCTGGAATGTAGCCCCCCTGCTCCATCAGCCAGGGGACCTTCCCCATCACCTCCCGCTCCACCGCCTCGGGCCCGTCCATCAGCGCCTGGCGCGAGATGTTGCCATACAAGAGCACGTCGCGCCCGTACTCCCGCCGCAGCTTCGCCGCGTCCATCCCCGCCGCTACCTCCAAGGGCCCGAACAGGTTGAAGCCCGTCTCCAACAGCACCGGGATCAGGGGCTCGATGTTGCCGCTGGTGTAGAACGAAAACACCTCCACCCCCTTGCCCCGCAGGTGCTCGATCACCCTCCCCACGTAGGGCTTCCAGAAGCGCCGGTACGTCTCCGGCCCGATCAGGCTGGAGGTCTTGTACGCCAACCCATCCTCGTTGAGCACCACGTAGTCTACCGGCACCCTCTCTACCACCGGCCCCCACAACGCTATGGTGAACTCGGCCCAAAAGTCGAAGATGTCGTGCACGAAGGCGGGTTCATCGTGAAGGGCGGCCAGGAACCTCTCCAACCCCAGCATGTAGCCGTTCTTGGGCCCCCGCCCCGGCCCCCACATCATGCTCAGCCCCACCGCACTCCCGCCAGTGCGATAGGCCTCGAATAGCTCCGGCCCCCAACTCAGGGGCAGCCGCCTTACGTCGGCGGGGTCGTAGCGACGCTTCATCGCCTCCCAGTCTTCCCGCGTCTCCACCGACCCTTTGAGATACACATACACCGTGGGGGCCACCGTCTGAGCCTTGAGCCGGCGGACGGTGAAGCCAAACTCGTCCCTGTACGTCGTCCACTCCTCGTCCGACGACAAGGTGCGCTGAACGAAGGCGGGGATGGGACCGGTGTGGATGGGAACGAAGGTGTTGCCGTCGAAGCCCACGTACTCCCGGATGTCCCGGCCCCAGGGGAACCCCTCCGTGCACCAGCGCCGGACGGCCTGCTCAGTGATGCCCTCCAGGTCCCAAAGGGGAACCCGATCGGGCATCTGGAACCGGGTGATGGCGCGGAAGCGCTCTCGTGAGGTCATGCTCATTGGCTTGTCAGCCTCCCAAGGCGTCATTCACCGCGGGCGGGTACCGCTGCCTGGGATCGGTAGGGCAGGGCACCGCACCTGCGTGGTGCAAAGGGCGGACGCAGTGGTCCTCCCCTACCCCGCCAGACTGAGGTACCGGGCCAGGAAATCGAGGCTTTCGACTCCCCGCGCCACGTGGCCCCCGTCGTGCTCGAGATAGGCGATCCTATCCTCGATGCCCAGCCGGCGGTAGTGCTCGCGGGCATCCTCGTAAGCGGCGCGCGAGGCCTCGTACCACACCGCTCCGTCCTGCCGGCCGGTCTCGGCGGCGAAGGCGCGGGGGCAGATCAGGCTCACCACGTCGGAGTCATCGAAGTACTTGAGCCAGCCGGCGAAGAACTTGTCTTCCTCGAAGGTCTTGACGTACGGGGTGCGAGGGTAGTCATAGTCAATCATCTTGCCGATGCGCCGCTGAAAGAAGGCCGAGGACACGCTCGCCTTGATGCGGGTGTCTACCGCGGGGAAGAAGAGAGCGCTTTGGCCACCCTGGCTCAACCCGTAGAACCCGATCCGATTGGGATCTACTTCGGGAAGGGTGGACACGTAGTCCAGCAGCCGGGAGGTGCACATGAACTCGGTGCCGATGAGGCGCTCGCCAATGAGGTAGGCCTTGCGGTAGAGCTGGGTACGGGCCCGGGCCCATTCCTGATCGCCCAGGGCAGGCACGTACCGGGCTCCTCCCTCGTCGGTGCCGAAGCCCCCAACCATATGCGGCGCCAGCACGACGAAGCCCCGCTCCGCCAGGCGGATGCCCATGCGGTGGTAGCTGTAGTCCGGCCTGATGGCATCCACCACGAAGCCGCAGGCCTCTTCTGGGGTGCCGCACAAGCCGTGCTGCGCCACCACCAGAGGGCGCGGGCCGGAGCCGTGAGGGATAAGGAACAGCGCATCCTCCCACACCTCCGGCAAGACCTGCAGCCAGAGCCGTTTCAGGGAGAAGCGCTCGGTCTGGCCCAGGTCTTCCCACCGGGGTTGGGGGTCGCAATCGGGCTGGCCACCGTAGCCGATCATGGCGGCGAAGCGGGCCCGCATGGGCTCCATAGAGCGCTCGTATTCGGGGATGCTGCCGTAGTGCCGGTCCCAGCGTTCCACCCGGGTGTCGAAGGCCTGGTGGCAGCGCCGGGTGAAGTAGGCGTCGAACCCCTCGTAGAGGGCCCGGCGCCGTTGGTCTATGTCGGCGTAGTCAATGATGGGATCGTCGGTCATGGGAACTCCGTGGCGATCTAGAGCTGCTGCCCACCACCCCGGCTCAACAGGGGCGAAGCTGGCTTCGGGCAAAGGCTACTGGTATGAACCGTACTTCCTGACACACTCCATCAGCCAGGTGTAGGCGGCGAAGCTTACCCCCGGAGGCACCGAGTGGTCTATGTGGTAGAGGTAGCCTCCCCCCTTCTTAGCATAGCCTACCTTGCTGCGGACCTCTTCCTCAATCGCGTCTCTGTCCCCTTGCGCCACTACGTCGGCGCTGATGTTCCCGAAGAAGGCGATCTCGTGTCCGTATCGCCTCCTGTACTCCCGGACGTCGTTGCCCGCCCGAGCCTCCAGCGGCTGAACACAGTCCACACCAGCCTCGATCAGCAACGGTATCAGCTCCGAGACATCGCCGTCGCAGTGGTAGATCACCTTGAGGCCCAGCGCGTGGCAGCGATCACAGATCCGACAAAGACGCGGCAACACGTGCCTCCGGTAGACTCGGGGCGAGAAGAGCATCCCATTGCGGTAGCACAGGTCACTGAAGAACCAAAGCGCATCAACTGCGATTTCCTGCCTGGTGACCTCGTCCAGCATCCCCAGCACGAACTGCGTCACCGTCTCCAGCACGTCGTCGAGAAAGCCCGGCTGCTCCAGCATGGCTGGCAGAGCGGTCTCCGCGCCCAGGGTGCGGATGAAGAACCAGGCCGGCTCAACCGGTGAGATCACCACATACTCGCCTCGCGCCTGGGCTGCCGCCGCCGCCTCCCGCGCCCCTGGTGACAACCGGTCCGGTCCTGGTTGCAGGCGGTGCCGGACCTTCCGCCACTGGTCGAAGGTTGCGATGCGCCACCCGATCTCCGAGGGCGGGGCGTAGGAGTCCTTCCAAGTCTTCATGAGGACGCCGTCGGCGTTCCACTCCAGCCGGTAGGCCTCGCCTTCTTCCTGAATGGCGGTGGGAAGCTGCAGAGTAGAGTCAATGCCCACCGTGTGGATCCGGTCCAGGCCGAAGTAGTCCCGCGGGTCGGTTCCCACAGGGAGTCCCTCCTGCTCCCAGCGACGGATGGTGTCCGGCCAGTAAGAGATGTCCACCATGGGCACGCAATCACCCTCTTGATGACTCAAGGCTGTGATGATGCGCTCTCGGCCAGTCATGATCCTGATCCCACAGGTCTTGGAGTGCAGAAACTGGGGGCAGACAGCCTGCTGCCTGCCCCCTGCGTCAGAGGGTGCCTTAAGACGACGCAGCTAGCTGTGCTTGGCGTTCCAGGCGTCTAGCACCTCTTGAGCAAACTGGTTGACCTCATCGAGGAACGCCTGGATGGGCATCTCCACCTCACCGGACAGGATAGAGGGCCACAGTTCGTTATAGCGCTCCAGCATCGGGTTCACTTCAGGATGGTTCATCGTAGGCACGCCGAAGTCGAGTGCCTCCAAGTAGCGCTCAATGTGCTTCGGGGGGAGATCACGGCGAAGGAACCTATCGCTCTCCGCAATCTCCCGTACTGCCGGGATCGTGGCCGCATCCAGGGCTGCCTGCTCTAACTGGGTAGTGCAGAACCAGAGGGTGAAGTCCCAGGCCTCCTGCAGATGCTGGGTTCCACTTATGATGGCCATCTCCTCAGTGTAGATCGAAGAGTAGCGCCACTTCTTGCCGTTGGCCTCCAGGTACGGCACCGGGGCGATGTCCCACTCGAAGTCGGTGACATCGTTGCGGAAGGTCGGCACCATCCAGATGTAACCCCAGTGGTTGCCGATTAGGTTGGAGGCGAAGTAGGGCATCATGCCCATCTCGCTGGTGACCTCGGGTGGGGCTGCGATCTCGTACTTGCGCACCAGGTCATAGTACATCTGCATGCTTGCGACCCGCTCCGGGCTGTTGAGGTCCATCTCCAACCACTGGTCATTCTTGGATCCCATGTTCCCGCCCATGGCCACCAACCAGTGCATCGAGTAGCCCTGGTCCAGCGTAGCAGCGAACTTCTTGTTGGCCGGGTCGGTCATGCTCGGGCCCCAAGTTATGAGGTCGCCGAAGGTCCAGTCCCCCGTCTCCGCCGGTGGCTCGACTCCTGCCTCTGCGTAGATGTCGAGGTTGTTCGCCACCACGCAGGAAAGCAGCCCGAGAGGCATGGCGCTCAGCTTCCCGTCCCAAGTCAGACCAGAGATGGCGACGTCCCAGAAGATGCTCTTGTCCACGTTGTTCTGAACGAACAGTTCGTCCAGAGGCATGAACACGCCTTCCACCGCCCACTTGGGCCAGCCGTAGCCATGCCAGGCGACATCGGGCGGCGTGCCACCAGCAATGGCCACCGTGAGCTTCTCATCCGGGTTGGTGTTGTACATGGGCTCGATCTCGATGTGGGGAAACGCCTCCATGTACGAAGCGAAGGCCGTCTCCCCCCACCGAGTCTTGGCCGGCGTGTACTGCGGCCATTCCACCACTAGCTTGATCTTCTCCCCCTCAGCGGCAGGCTCAGCCTGAGCGGGAGCTTCGGTTGCGGCCGCCGCTGGCTCACCCGCTTGTGGCGCAGGTGAGGCTCCAGCGCAAGCGGCCAGTAGGACCCCCGCACTCACCAGAGCAGAGCCCTTCAGTAACGAACGGCGGCTAATCCCCTTGCTCTCCATCTCTCTGCCTCCTCTAGTCACGCGACGGTTATCCGCTTTGAGCCCCGCGGCCCGGTGCACAGCCGGTGGCGCAAGGCTTGCCTAACCCTTGATGCCCGTCATCACCAGCCCCTCGATGAAGTAACGCTGGAACAGGAAGAAGATGATGAGCGGTGCCACCGCCACCATCAGGGTGGCAGCCATGAGGTAGTTCCACTCGGTGGTATACGGTCCCTTGAACCGGTAGAGACCGAGGGCCAGGGTGAAGTTCTTCTGAGAGTGCAAGTAGATCAAGGGGCCAAAGAAGTCGTTCCAGTGGCCGATGAACAGGAAGATGGCCACTGCCCCCAGCGCCGGCCGGGCTAGAGGCATCAGGATGTTCCAGTAGATGCGGAAGTTGCTGCAGCCATCTATTCGAGCCGCATCATCCAAGTCGTAGGGTATGGTCATTAGGTACTGCCGGAGCAGGAAGATGTAGAAGGCGCCTCCGCCCAGGAACGAAGGGACAATCAATGGCTTCAGGGTGTTGATCCATCCCAGGTGCCTGAAGATTATGTAGACTGGGATCATAGTGACATACCCGGGCAGCATCATGGTCGCCAGCACGATCATGAACCAGATATCTCGGCCCTTGAACCTCAGGCGGGCGAAGGCGTAAGCCGCCATTGACGAAGACAGCATCGCACCGATGATGGTAGTCGTTGTGATCAGAAGCGAGTTCTTCAGCAGGACCGGGAAGTGCATTTGCTCGAACGCGGTAGCGTAGTTGTGCCACTGAGGCTCTGAAGGGAACCACTTGGGCGGATAGGCGAAGACCTCTCCTCCGGTCTTTAGCGACGACATCGCCATCCAGAAGAGGGGCAGCAGGTAGAAGAACCCACCTGCGCTCAGAGTAGCCACCACTGCCAGCCGCTGCAATCGCCGGGCGGTTCTCATGCCTACTCCAGCTGCACTACGGCCCTCGATTCCCGCCGGTCTCGCTGACGCCCGGGATGCTGAGGTCACCTAGCCCCTCCTGCCGCCGCGCAGTGACGCCTCATAGTGCACCCACATGGGCGAGCTCTGGAACACCATGAGCGTCAGGACCAGGATGATGACGAAGAGGACCCAAGCCATAGCCGACGCGTACCCCATTCTGAAGTACTGAAAAGCGTTCCTGTACAGGAGCAGAACATAGAAGAGAGTGGCGTTGTTGGGCCCTCCGCCGGTCATGATGAAGGACTGAGTGAAGGTCTGCAGCGCCCCTATGATTCCCATCACCAGGCTGAAGAAGATGGTCGGGGTCAGCTGCGGAATGGTCACAAACCGGAACTCCTGCAGCGTGTTGGCACCGTCAATCTTAGCTGATTCGTACAGATGAGCAGGGATGTTCTGCAGGCCCGCCAGGAAGATGATAACGCTGCCGCCTACGCCCCAGAGGCTCATGAGCACCAGCGCCCACAGTGCCCACCTTTGGCTGGTGAGCCAGCGAACCGGCTGTATGCCCACCAGCTCCAGGAGCCAGTTGAACAGGCCAAAGTTGGCGCTGAAGAGCAGCATCCAGATCAGCGACACGGCCACTCCGCCCAGAATGGTGGGCAGGTAGTACACCGTCCGGAAGGCCAGTATGCCCCGGATGCGGACATTCAGCAGGAGAGCAAGAAGTATGGCGAGGCTCATTCCGAGCGGAATGCTCGAGACGCTGTAGACGAAGGTGACTCTGAGCGCTGTGGGAAACAGCCGGTCCGAAAGCAGCTCCCGGTAGTTGGCCAGGCCGACCCACGTGGCGCCGCTCAGCAGCGGGTAGTCGGTCAGGCTGTAGTACAGCGACGCGACCATAGGCCCCAGAGTCAGCCCAAAGAACCCGATCAGCCACGGTAGGATGAACAGGTAGCCGTCCAGGTTCTCCCGATCGCTGGAGCTCAAGCGGAACCACTTGCGCTCAGTGGACACCTCCGCTACTGCCAAAGACACACCCTCCGTGGTGGCGTAGCCCTCGAGCAGCTACACCTCGACACATTCACCGGCCCTCAGAGGCCGGCCGCCATAGGGACCTGCAAGCTACCGATCCCTATGGATTCCCGCCGCCTATGTCAGCAGCTATAATGATGACGCATGAGGAGCGCAAGAGGAATGTCATCGCTCTGCCATCTGGCTGCCAACTCTCAGCTTCGGCTATCCGCCGGGGTCGGCCATCCGGCCTGTCTTCCCGCAGAGGCCGAGCAGGCCCGCCCCACCCCGGCTTGGCAGACCGCTGGGAGCATCACGGCCGCATGAACGTGGACACGGACACCGCTCGCTGGCTACTGGCCCACCTCAACGACAACCCGGCCCTCAGTAGTACCGAGTTGCTGCCTGGCCTGCCCGGCCTGCGGGAAGCCCAGCCCCTGAGCCGGGCCGATGCCCTCCGGGCCATAGTGCTGGACTGTATAGAGTTCCTGCGCCCTCCCCGAGGGGGCACCATCCGCAGCCCTGAGGCCCGGAGCTACGCCGTCCTCTGGCTCCGCTACGTGGAGGGAATGACAGTCGAGGAGGTGGGTGAGGAGATCAACCTCAGCGAGCGCCAGGTTCACCGAGAGCTCAGGGCAGCCGAAGCCAAGTTCGCCGACGTGCTATCCACCCACCTGGCCACGATCGCCCAGACCAGCAATGCCGCCGGACCGGGTAGTCGAGAGACTCAAGAGATAAGCGTGGCCGTCCGGCCGGCGCAGTTCGGGCTCGCCCGGGCCATACAGGCCACCATTGGCACCATTGAGCCCCTGGCCAAGAGCCTGGGGCGCACGGTGTCCCTCGACGTCGACCTGACCGACGATCACCTGTTCGCCGACGAGGGGGTTCTGCGCCAGTTGCTCATCCAGAGCTTGAGTCTGGTGTTGCAGAGTTCCGCCGAGGGTTGTGTACGGATTGTTGTGTCCGGCGCGAGCGAGAGGATGGCTGAGGTCAAGATCGGCCCGGTCCCGCTCGCAGGCATTGTCAGCCCCCAGGCAGTTGAGGGCCTCCGGAAGCTGGCAACCGCCCTTAACCTGGAGCTATCAATCCGAGAGGACAGGACGTCCCTGGGCATCGCCCTCAAAGTGCCTCTGCACCAACCCAAAACAGTGATGGTGGTGGAGGACAGCACGGTGGCGGTGGAGTTGTACCGGCGCTACCTGGAGCCGGGCGGATTCTGGCGCGTGGTGGGCGTGTCCGAACCCAGGTTGGCATACGACATGGCCCGAAACCTTCAGCCGTCCGTTATAGTCCTGGATCTGCTCATGCCAGGCACCGATGGGTGGACTATCCTTAACGTCCTGCGGGCAAGAGAAGACACGGCGGACATACCGGTGATAGTCTGTTCCGTATTCGAGGACCCACTGCTGGCAGAGGCTCTGGGAGCTAAGGCGCACTTGCGCAAGCCAGTGTCCCAGGTCCAGCTGCTGTCCGCCGTGAACCGCTGGGCTCGCTGACCACGTACTCGGCCCTGGCTCCCTCGAGAATCGCTCGCAGCACCGAAAGCGCTTCGGCATCTCGCATGCCGCCGCGCTTGCTCACCTGCACCCAGGAGATCCGTGCCTCGTCTCGAAGCCCTGTGGCTCCAGTCACCCCCACGATGGGAATCCCGGCAAAGGCCTCCTCCTGCCTGATAGCTCGAGCCACCTCCGCGCCGCTCATCGGCTCCATCACCATATCCAGCAGGACCACGTCTGCCGGAGCTGCCCTGAGCTTCTCTAGAGCCTCCGCCCCCTCGTAGGCCCAGCGAACGTCGAAATGGGTCTCGGATGACAGCAGCATGCGCCGCACGAGTTGCACGAACCCGCGGTCGTCATCCACCACCAGGACCGAGCCCGACTGCACGAAGCGACGGAGCACCGAAAGGAGCCGCTCCCGGGTCACCGGCTTCCCCAGGAGGGCGTCGAAGCATTCGTCGGCTCCCATGACCGACGGCGCGGGCAGCGTCGTTGCGATGATCGGGACCCCCGGCGGGAGCGACTCGGCCAGCCGCTCGGCCTCCGTCGCCACCTGAGGCAGAGGGCCTTCCACAAGGAGGGCTCTGGGGTGATGCCGGTCCAGCAGTTCCGCCACCGATTCCGGACGCGAGGCCGGGATCACGTCGAATCCATCCAGGTGGCGGGCGAGGAAACCATAAGCCTGCTCATGGCCGCCGAGGCTGACAGCCAGCACCGGGATGGAGTGGCTGCCCGGCACCGACGCGCTCAGGTGGCCCGCCAGCTTGGACACCTGCTTGCCCTGAAGGGGTATGGTGAAGTGGAACTGCGAGCCGGAGCCCATGCGGCTCTCAGCCCAGATCCTGCCACCATGCAGCTGCACGAATCGGCGAGCGATCGCCAGCCCCAACCCTTTCCCGCCCCGCTCGCCCGGCCCCTGTGCCCGGTAGAACTCCCGGAAGATCAGCTCAAGCTCATGAGCCGGTATCCCCACTCCCGAGTCGGACACGGTCACCAGCACGTCCTCGTCCCGTGCCACGGCCGAGACCCTCACCGTGCCGGCGTCGGTGAAGCGAATGGCATTGGTCAGCAGGTTTAGCAGCACCTGCCGCATGCGAGTGCGGTCCAGATACAGCGGCGGCAGGCCCGGACCCAGGTCGAGCTCGAGAGAGATGGCCTTGCCGTCCACCAGCCTCTCAGCTAGCGACACCGTCTCCTGTATGATCGCGGCAAGGTCGGACAACTCCCGCTTCACCGGCATGCGCAGCGCGTCTACCCGCGCCAACTCCAGGATGTCATCCACCAGCTCGCTGATGTAGCAGGCACTCCGCCATATCTCGGCCACGTCCCGGCGTAGCATGGGTGGCCACTCGATGGCGCCGTAGGTGGCAGAGGCTCGGTGCATGATCTCTGCGAACCCTAGGATAATGTTGAGGGGAGTGCGCAACTCGTGGCTGACGTTGGCGGCGAACTCCTCCTTCAGACGCCGCGCCTCCTCCGCCTCCTGGTGGGCCACTGCCAACTCGCGGTTGCTTCTCTCGAGGAGCTGGTACGCCACGTGCAGGGCAGCCAGGGCCTTATTCAGCTCCCCTTGCCGGTCGCGCAACTGCTCCGCCAGGTAGGTGGCCTCGGCGCTCCTCAGCCAAGACCAGTCGAGCACGCTGTCGCGAGGAGACAGAACGGCCCAGACCGCCAGGTAGACCAGCAGCACCTGGGCCCCGAGCAGCAGGCCCGTCCCCGCCAGATCCGCGACAGCGAGCAGCAATACCAGCACCGTCAGCCCCAGCCCGGCTGGAAGCCCGAGAAGCCCAGCAGCGGCCATTCCCGGCAGGACCAGCAGGGGCGCCACCGCCTCTCGCGGCAAGAGCGTGGGAGACAGCACAGCCGTGGCTAGGCAGCCTGAGAGCACGAGAGCCGCGGACACCGTGGGCTTACGTTCGGCCCAGTGCCGCGCGACGAAAAAAGTCGGGATGAGCGCCGACGATAGGGCGACGGACTGGAGGTCGGGCCAGTCCTCGGCCAAGAGCCCCCACCACCAGAACAGGCAGGCGACCATGAGAATCCCCGCCAGTCCACTCGCCGTCCGCGAGCGGATCTCCCTCTGATTCACCTCGCGGATCTGCCTAACCTGCAGCCGGCTGTAAGCACCCATGAGAGTGACTCCCCCACCACGCGACAACAGATACTCGATATAGGTCACCGAAATGGCCAAGAGACACCGGAGGCAGGCGCCAGGACCGCAGCCCTGAAGCGGGCACGCCCCAAAGCGGGGACAACTACCGGGGCGTTGCCGCTCGCCCGGTCGGTTCCTTCCTCAGCTCCAGCCTTCCACGCTGCTCGTCGTACCCAGCCGCATGCTACCCCTTCACCCCGGTGACCACCACTCCCTGGATGAAGATGCGCTGGGCGAAGAAGAACAGCAGTATGCAGGGCAGCACTGTCACCAGAGACGCTGCCATCAGCAAGTCGTAGCGAGTGGCCCGGAAGGCGTTGAAGCTCTGCAGGCCCAGCGCTATGGTGAAGTTGCGCTGGTGGTGCAAATAGATTAGGGGGCTGAAGAAGTCGTTGTAGGCCCACATGAAGTGAAAGATCGCCAGGGTGGCGATGGCCGGCTTAGCCAGCGGCAGCAGAATACGAAACAGAATGCCCAGGGTGCCACAACCGTCCATCTTGGCGGCGTCGTCCAGTTCCAGGGGTATGGTCATGAAGTACTGCCGCAGCAGGAAGACGTCGTAGGCCCCGGCGAAGAACGACGGCACTATCAGTGGCTTGAGCGTGTCCACCCAACCCAGCTTGCTGAACAGAATGTAGGTGGGGATCAGCGTCACTTGGCTGGGCAGCATCGTGGTGGAGAGCAGCAGGAGGAAGAGCAACCCCAGCCCGGGGGCGCGAAAGCGAGAGAACCCGTACGCCACCAGCGATGTCGAGATCAACATCCCAGCCATGGAGCCAAACACCACCTTGGCCGTGTTGATGGCGTAGGTGCCGAAAGGCACCACCGTCATGGCCTCTACGTAGTTGTCCCAGCGAAGCCGGACCCGCTCCACCGGCTTGGCCCGGTTCACGTCGGCCTCCACCGTGGCGGACAGGTCATCCGGATCGGCGAACGTCCCCACCCGCTGCGCCTTCGCCACCATCACCAGGCGGCGCGTCTCCCCGTCCAGCTGAACCTCGTACAGCGGGTAGACCTGGCCCCCGACTTCCAGCTTCACCTGCTCGGTCGGGATCCACACCGGCGGGAACAGGTCTATCTGGGCCAGAGGCTTGAGGGAGGAGGAGATCATCCACACCAGGGGAAACACCATGGCCACCGCGCCCAGGCTCAAGGCGACCAACGCCAGTGCCTGCCCCAGCGCCTCCCCCCGGAGCCGGAGTGTCCTCGTCCGCCCGGCCGCTCTGCCTGCGGTTCTCGCTACGGCCATCAGGCCCTGCCTCCTCTCAATTGGCCCTCGTAGTAGACCCACGCAGTCGAGCTGCGAAATATGAGAAGGGTGAAGAACAGAATGATGACGAACAGCACCCAGGCCAGCGCCGCAGCGTATCCCATGCGGAAGTAGCGAAAGGCGTTGTTGTACAGGTGCAGGTTGTAGAACAGGGTGGCGTTGTTAGGCCCCCCTTGGGTCATGACGTAGGCGTTGGTGAAGTACTGGAAAGTGCCGATCGTCCCCATCACCAGGTTGAAGAACACGACCGGCGAGATCATGGGCAGAGTGACGTAGCGGAGACGCTGGAGGGCCGTGGCTCCATCCACCTTGGCAGCGTCGTACAGCGCTGTAGGCACCGACTGCAGCGCCGCCAGGTACAGCACCATGCCCCCACCCGCCCCCCACAGGCTCATGATGGCCAGCGAGGGCAGGGCCCAGTTGGGGTCAGCCAGCCAGCCCGGCCCCTTGATCCCCACAAGCCTGAGGGCCCAGTTGAGCACACCGAAACGTGGGTTGAGCACGTACTGCCACAAGACGGCCACAGCCACGCCGGAGATAACCGAAGGCAGGTAGTAGATGGCCCGCCACACCGACAGCCCCGGCACCTTCAGGTTCAGGAGCAGGGCTACCGCCAACCCCACCGCCAGCCCTGCGGGCAGGGACAGCACCGCATAGGTGAAGGTGACCCGTAGGGACTGCCAGAAAAGAGGGTCGAAGGTGAAGATGGCGCGGTAGTTGCCCACCCCGCGCCATGACACCGGGCTGACCACGTTGTAGTCCGTGAATGAAAGGACAAACGAAGCCACCATCGGCCCGGCCGTCCACACCAGGAAGCCGATGACCCAGGGGCTGACCAGGACATAGGCCGAAAGAGCTTCCCGCCGGGCGGGCGAGGTCCTGCGCCCCCACGCAGTGCTCCTCACTTATGCAACCTCGCCTGTTAGGATAGGCCCCGGAGGCACACCTGCTCCCCCGGGGCCGTCGCGCTTAGCCTTGCTCCGCCCAGTAGTCGTCCAGATAGCCCTGGACGGTCGCCTGGACCTCGTCCAGCACGATCTGAGCGTCCTTCTGCTCCCCGGTCAGGATCCGGTCATAGCCGGCCCAGAACGCGTCCCATACCTCGCCGTACCGGGGTATGTACGACTCATGGTTGGGAACGTCAATATAGTTCAGCGAGTCAAAGAACACCTGCAGTTGCAGGTTCGGGAACCTGGCGGCCATCTCTTCCTTGTACCTCTCCTGGAGAGAAGCCCGAGGCGGGAGCGCCCCCCAGGTGAGATCCAGGCGGAGCATCTGATCCGGCTCCAGCATCCACTTCGCCACCTCCCAGGCCGCGTCGAGGTGGGCGAACTGGTTGCAGATGAGGAAACCGTCTACGTCGCACTGGGCCAGAGTGATCCCTAGGGGGCTGGCTGGGATCGCTCCCACGTTCCAGTGGAACGGCAGTTCCTCCATCTCCCCCATCCGCC comes from Anaerolineae bacterium and encodes:
- a CDS encoding extracellular solute-binding protein is translated as MESKGISRRSLLKGSALVSAGVLLAACAGASPAPQAGEPAAAATEAPAQAEPAAEGEKIKLVVEWPQYTPAKTRWGETAFASYMEAFPHIEIEPMYNTNPDEKLTVAIAGGTPPDVAWHGYGWPKWAVEGVFMPLDELFVQNNVDKSIFWDVAISGLTWDGKLSAMPLGLLSCVVANNLDIYAEAGVEPPAETGDWTFGDLITWGPSMTDPANKKFAATLDQGYSMHWLVAMGGNMGSKNDQWLEMDLNSPERVASMQMYYDLVRKYEIAAPPEVTSEMGMMPYFASNLIGNHWGYIWMVPTFRNDVTDFEWDIAPVPYLEANGKKWRYSSIYTEEMAIISGTQHLQEAWDFTLWFCTTQLEQAALDAATIPAVREIAESDRFLRRDLPPKHIERYLEALDFGVPTMNHPEVNPMLERYNELWPSILSGEVEMPIQAFLDEVNQFAQEVLDAWNAKHS
- a CDS encoding carbohydrate ABC transporter permease, which encodes MRTARRLQRLAVVATLSAGGFFYLLPLFWMAMSSLKTGGEVFAYPPKWFPSEPQWHNYATAFEQMHFPVLLKNSLLITTTTIIGAMLSSSMAAYAFARLRFKGRDIWFMIVLATMMLPGYVTMIPVYIIFRHLGWINTLKPLIVPSFLGGGAFYIFLLRQYLMTIPYDLDDAARIDGCSNFRIYWNILMPLARPALGAVAIFLFIGHWNDFFGPLIYLHSQKNFTLALGLYRFKGPYTTEWNYLMAATLMVAVAPLIIFFLFQRYFIEGLVMTGIKG
- a CDS encoding sugar ABC transporter permease, yielding MVASLYYSLTDYPLLSGATWVGLANYRELLSDRLFPTALRVTFVYSVSSIPLGMSLAILLALLLNVRIRGILAFRTVYYLPTILGGVAVSLIWMLLFSANFGLFNWLLELVGIQPVRWLTSQRWALWALVLMSLWGVGGSVIIFLAGLQNIPAHLYESAKIDGANTLQEFRFVTIPQLTPTIFFSLVMGIIGALQTFTQSFIMTGGGPNNATLFYVLLLYRNAFQYFRMGYASAMAWVLFVIILVLTLMVFQSSPMWVHYEASLRGGRRG
- a CDS encoding response regulator, yielding MNVDTDTARWLLAHLNDNPALSSTELLPGLPGLREAQPLSRADALRAIVLDCIEFLRPPRGGTIRSPEARSYAVLWLRYVEGMTVEEVGEEINLSERQVHRELRAAEAKFADVLSTHLATIAQTSNAAGPGSRETQEISVAVRPAQFGLARAIQATIGTIEPLAKSLGRTVSLDVDLTDDHLFADEGVLRQLLIQSLSLVLQSSAEGCVRIVVSGASERMAEVKIGPVPLAGIVSPQAVEGLRKLATALNLELSIREDRTSLGIALKVPLHQPKTVMVVEDSTVAVELYRRYLEPGGFWRVVGVSEPRLAYDMARNLQPSVIVLDLLMPGTDGWTILNVLRAREDTADIPVIVCSVFEDPLLAEALGAKAHLRKPVSQVQLLSAVNRWAR
- a CDS encoding response regulator; its protein translation is MGAYSRLQVRQIREVNQREIRSRTASGLAGILMVACLFWWWGLLAEDWPDLQSVALSSALIPTFFVARHWAERKPTVSAALVLSGCLATAVLSPTLLPREAVAPLLVLPGMAAAGLLGLPAGLGLTVLVLLLAVADLAGTGLLLGAQVLLVYLAVWAVLSPRDSVLDWSWLRSAEATYLAEQLRDRQGELNKALAALHVAYQLLERSNRELAVAHQEAEEARRLKEEFAANVSHELRTPLNIILGFAEIMHRASATYGAIEWPPMLRRDVAEIWRSACYISELVDDILELARVDALRMPVKRELSDLAAIIQETVSLAERLVDGKAISLELDLGPGLPPLYLDRTRMRQVLLNLLTNAIRFTDAGTVRVSAVARDEDVLVTVSDSGVGIPAHELELIFREFYRAQGPGERGGKGLGLAIARRFVQLHGGRIWAESRMGSGSQFHFTIPLQGKQVSKLAGHLSASVPGSHSIPVLAVSLGGHEQAYGFLARHLDGFDVIPASRPESVAELLDRHHPRALLVEGPLPQVATEAERLAESLPPGVPIIATTLPAPSVMGADECFDALLGKPVTRERLLSVLRRFVQSGSVLVVDDDRGFVQLVRRMLLSSETHFDVRWAYEGAEALEKLRAAPADVVLLDMVMEPMSGAEVARAIRQEEAFAGIPIVGVTGATGLRDEARISWVQVSKRGGMRDAEALSVLRAILEGARAEYVVSEPSGSRRTAAGPGTLACASAP